DNA sequence from the Vicia villosa cultivar HV-30 ecotype Madison, WI linkage group LG3, Vvil1.0, whole genome shotgun sequence genome:
ttgtatttttatgtttaaatgAGGTTTTGGTTGTTTGTCTATTGTAACCAAACCCCATTTTTTCTTTATCAGATAAATGTTTTCAAGACTTTTTATTTTACGTCTTACCATAAACCTCTTGGCACGATCAAACATCTCTTATCCTGTTTTGGTATATGCTCTTTCCTTTTATGCTTAATGTTGTTTATGAAGGTGATGAAGCCAAACATGTCCAATTATGATAACAAAATTGTGCAAATGCTAAAAACTGTTGAAGCTAAAAGTTAATTTTATATGCTAAAAGGGAAGTAAAACTAGATTCAATATCTATTCTAATAGAATCTTCATCTCATTTTCAAATTGAAATCAGATTTTATTCAAATTCTAAGAGTTGAAGAGTTGTTACTATCAATCACTTCAGCCTCAATCTCACTACAGCAAATAAGAACAGCACAACAAGAAATATGATACTCTACAAAGAGACATCAACAACAAAGTTTTATCCCACTGAGTGGAGTCGGCTAATTGGATCAACTTTCGACATAATGTTCACTCTACATAAACACATGCCATTAAAAACTACAACAAAATACAATACTTAGCTTACCAAGTGTAAAATCCTGCAACTACGATAGCCTTAATTATATCTATTGTACAAAACAGACATGAAGGAATATCATATCTTATTTGATCCAAGAAATCAGTAGCTTGTTCTGCCATCACCCTCCGTGATCACATCCTTGAAACATCCATTACTTGGAATCATTGGCAATACATGTTCTTGATGAGGCGTAATGACATCAAGAAGATAAGGGCCAGGAGTGTCCAACATTTTCTGAATAGCTTCTCGAAGCTCTTCCTTCTTTGTCACACGAGCCGCCGGTATTCCACAAGCATCAGCAAATCCAAGCATGTTGGGGAAAATCTCTTCCTCCCTAGAAGGGTCACCAAGATAAGTATGACCTCTGTTTGACTTATAGAATCTATCCTCCCATTGAACAACCATACCCAAATGTTGGTTATTCAACAACAATATCTTAATTGGAAGATTCTCCACTCTTATAGTAGCCAACTCTTGAACATTCATTATAAAGCTACCATCCCCATCAATATCAACAACGATCGCATCGGGGTTAGCAACAGCAGCACCAATAGCAGCCGGTAATCCAAAACCCATAGCACCGAGTCCACCAGATGTTAACCACTGCCTAGGTCTCTTATACTCATAAAATTGAGCAGCCCACATCTGATGTTGTCCAACACCAGTACTAATAATAGCATCTCCATTAGTCAACTCATCAAGAACCTGAATAGCATACTGAGGCGAAATCGCATTCTCAAACGTCTTAAACCCGAGAGGAAACTTCAATTTCTGAACATTCAACTCCTGCCTCCAAGCTTCAAAATCAAGTTTACCCTTAACTCCTTTACTCTCCAAAACCCTATTTAGACCTTCCAATGCCACCTTCATATCAGCGCATATCGACAGATGTGGAATCTTATTCTTCCCAATCTCAGCCGAATCAATATCAATATGAACAATCTTAGCCCTACTCGCAAAAGCTTCTAACTTTCCAGTTACACGATCATCAAACCTAACCCCGAAAGCAAGCAACAAATCACTACTATCAACCGCATAATTAGCATAAACAGTACCATGCATACCCAACATATGAAGGGAATGTTCCCCTCCAATAGGGTAACTACCAAGTCCCATTAAAGTACTAGCAACAGGAATACCAGTTAGTTCGACAAACCGGTTCAATTCCTCACTGGAATTCAAACAACCACCTCCAACATACAAAACCGGTTTTTTAGATTCTAATATTAACCTCAAAACCTGTTCAAATTGAGCTTCATCAGGAATCTTGGGTAGCCTGGAGACATATCCAGTGAGCTTGATGGGCTCGGCCCAATTCGGAACTGCTAACTGTTGTTGAATATCTTTAGGCACGTCGATGAGAACCGGGCCGGGCCTACCTGAAGTTGCAAGGAAAAAAGCCTCTTTCACAACCCTAGGAATATCTTCAACATCAAGAATGAGGTAGTTATGCTTTGTGATAGATCTCGTTACTTCAACGATTGGGGTTTCTTGAAAAGCATCAGTTCCGATCATTCTCCGGGGAACTTGACCGGTAATGGCGATGAGAGGAACACTGTCCATCAACGCATCAGCAAGACCGCTGACTAGGTTAGTAGCACCGGGACCGGAGGTAGCGATACAGACTCCAGGGAGACCGGAGGAGCGCGCGTAGCCTTCGGCGGCGAAGACTCCACCTTGTTCGTGGCGGGGGAGTATGTTCCGGATTGTTTTGGAGCGGGTTAGAGCTTGGTGGATCTCCATGGAAGCTCCGCCGGGGTAAGCGAACACGTTGGTGACGCCTTGACGCTCGAGAGCTTCGACGAGAATGTCGGCGCCTTTTCTTGGCTCGGTGGAGGAGAAGCGGGAGATGTGTTGGTCATCGGAGGTGGAGATGGTGGACGGTGGAGCGGTCGGCGAGTTGGAGAGGGAGGATGAGATAGTGAGGGGACGAGTGTGAATGGATGGTGGTTTGTTGAAAATGGGAGAGAAAGGGAATGTGAGAGTAGAGTTTCGTTTAAGGAAAGTGGAATACGAAGAAGAAGATGGAGTGAACGGAGATCTGGAAGGGGTGGTGGCGGCGGTGGTGGCGGCGGCTGCGGCCATTGTTGAATGGAAGTAGAGTTTGAGTTTGCTAGTGTGATGATACGAATATTCAGTTGTCTTGTCTGGTTTATATTATTAGTATCATAGTATGTGACTGAGGTTGTTTTGGTTCTTTCTTTACTTTTTTTGCCCTTGTCTTTTTGTATAATGTATCGGTGTGTGGAGGGTAAATTAGTCAACTTCAGTCGATGGGGTTTCATTTTGTGGTGTGTATCTCGCCGCGCGATAATCCACGTGTGTTAATTTACATTTTTAGATATTTGTTTTCACAATATATAAAAAGACTTGTGTCAACAATATAAAAAGACTTGTGTCGATTTTCTAATATTTTGATAATCATAATTTCATAGAATAAACACAATACAATTGGATtttattcatgattttttttatagtaatctaatttttcaatttaattacTACATTAATCATGTTTCTCCTATAATGTCAAAATACTCgaatttcaaaacaaaacaaaaaaatttacagTAAAGAGGATGTGTCACACACTGACACACGCCTTCAAAATTGAATTCATGTGCCATACATATTGGCGCATGCGTCAGATCTATTGAGCTTATGTTCAAATGTTATATACATGTATCAATTGTATGGCGccaatgtatattttttattttttaaattaaaatgtataattaaataataataataaaatttaattactaATATTAATGAATTTAAATAGAATTATATGCGAGAAAATTTTATACACATATTTTAACAACCAGCTTGATTATAACGACCACAAACTCCACACCTCGACGCTCCCCTTTGCCGTAGAGGCCTCCCACGATTCCCCTGAAGTGTTCGGTGCCTCACATGAGGTGTTCGGTGCGAGATCCCTAGGATATTAGTGTTATCCATGACAACTAGCATCTCTTCTCAGCTACCATAATCGAGCTCGGTGTCCATGCCGTCGTAGTTTGGTTGTGTTGGTTGGGTTACAGGTAGGCAGGCTAGACGGTTGAATTGGgacattgatttgttttggaaacGAAACAATGGTTGTTGTGGTGTTTGGTAGGTACGTATTGGTTGGGTGTTTTGGTGGTATGATGTTTGGGTGTATGTTGGTTGGGTGCTATGGTAGAAAGTGGTGGTAATCATATGCCTCGCCGATGCTAAGGTAAGATGTGGTGGCGACATATGTTTGTTGGTGGTATAAGTCGTGTTTTTGGTTTTGTGTTTGGGGGTGTGGCATGAATTAGTCGCGAGTTTAGTAATGTTGTTGGGTTGGTTGTTGGGTGTAGGTGGATAGATAATCATGTTCTGTTGGATGTTGGATGTATGTTGTTTAGTAATGTTGTTGGGTTGGTTGTTGGGTGTAAGTGGGTTGACAATTTCGTTGGGTCGGTTGTTGGGTGTAGGAGGATTGGTAATCATCTTGGGTGTTTGATGACGAAGCTCGTCGATCAAATACCTCAGTTCAGACATAAACTGAGTTGTCGTACTTGATATATACCAATTCATATAATTCTGTGTTGGTTTAGATTCGAATAGCATGACAACATCATTTATGATCCATTGATGACAACACTTCACTAACGACACCATTATTAGCGAAGTCTTTCCAATTGGTAAAGTTCCATTGGGCATCGACTCTAAGTTGATGCTATTGTCCCAAAGACGTCGGAAAATCTAGGATTTGTTGATGCATGTCGGACTGAAGTTTGACAAGGTCACATGGTGTATCTTCACAGTAGTGAACATGATGATCATTGTTGTTACTGCCCAAGCGACAACATCTTCTTGGTTAATTTCATGGTTCAGGCCCAGATATGGCCTCCAAATAAAATGTAGAGGGGAAATATATTATTAGATTAGTAAAtggttaatattaaaactaaattacCAAGATGAATAATTTAGTTGTAATACATCATCTCATCCAAGGTGGTCCAAAAGATTTCGATAAGCTGTTATACAATGTTTAGAACATTTATTGTAGTTCATCCCTTGAGTGGACCATCTAACCCAAAAGAGTGAAAGTAAATTATTTAGAGTTATTTATAGTATAAAGTAAGTAAATGGAAATAATATTACAAATTTACTTTGTCGCGTAGGGGAATATGAAGTCGTTGTCGTTGACGGGGCTAGGGACGACATCCTCTACCAAGCCCATGCTTGGAGCAAAATTGTGCATGAACAAAATGAACAAGTACCGTTGTTTGCGCTTTTACACAAAGAACTATATAAACGGGATAAAATGGTTGAATCTAaactatattttgttgttttatctATGTCTTTTAACAAATATAAATACGTTAAATTTACAATATTACTTGTAGTTTCGGGAAATAAAAAGTGACCAAATAGCATCATAATATGACAtctagttttaattattattttttgttctcGAGAATTTTTGTTTAATACCATATTTCTATAATGATGTTTAAGGTGACTTAGATGAATACCTTGGCCTATCACTGCTTCTTCAAACAAATCGGCACCCAAAAGTTCCTCACGTATTACATTGTCTTGGTTAGCTTTTCCATTAACATCCTTACCTTCGATACGTAGACCCAACAACATGTACGCATTCTCTATTGTATCAGTACACTTTCCACTTGGAAGATGAAAAATGTGTGTTTTGGGTTTCCATCTTTCTAGTAATGCGaggataaatttataattaattgagTAGAAAAAGATGTTGAGAACATTACCTAAACCGGCATGATGTAAATAGGGTTCTATGAACACGTCGTTTGGGATATATTCATGTACATGATAACGAAATCTCTTTTGATCCTAAAAAAAACATACATAAGTTTTTcataaagaaaaaatattaagGAAAAGAAATGCATACATTCTTGCAAATAAAAACTTACAAATTTCACAATGTTATTGACGGTTCCTCTATGTGTATCACCCATGGTTAAGAGCGTCATTTTTAGAAAGTTTATGTGTGTTTGTTGATGATAAAAATGAGTAAGGAAAGTGTGTTTGTTGATGATAAAAATGAGTTAGGAAagtgtttgttgatgatgaaaatGAAGTGAGTGAAAGTGGTATTTATAAGGAATTGAGTGGTTGATTGGTTTTTACGTGTTAAATGCAACAATTGAACGTTGCATGTAGTCCAACACCTAGGAGCCATTACCATTGGTGCATGCATTATTTTTCTTTGCTAGGCGCCATTCAATATGGCGCATACGAGGTTGGCAGCATGGCAGCATATAGGGTGGCAGGTTGCATGCATGGATGCAAAGGCACCATTCAATGTGGCACATGCAGTATGGAAGAGAGTATGATGGTGTAGTCTGCGTTGCAACATAAAGGGATGTGCCATTTGGACTGGCGCCTATGTTAGTTTTTTAAAGGATGCACTAGATCAAGTTACCTCTGAATTTGGAAATCGAAAGGTGTTTTAGAGCACTTCCAGAGTGGTTGAATGATCTGAACTGCTTCCTTGGACCTTCGTGAAGCTGTTTGAATGTTTAGAACCCTTTGAAATGGCCTGGATGCTCCTACCCGAATCCTCTTGCAAGTGGCAAAAGTTGAAAATGGGGAATGGTGTTCAAGGTGTTACAGACCTAATGTTAAGGCTTGAATAGTTTCTATAAGTGTATGGAAGGTGTTTGTATGGTTGTTTGACATAGAAAATACTTGGAACTCAAAAATGCTAAGTTTATGCAAAGTGACAATTTTGAAGTTTCAAGTGGAGTAGTGATTTTGAGAATTTCTGTATGTTTTGTTTCAGAAccaaaggcctctatttataggctcaatttgtgatttttttgaggGGGGGGGGTCAGATCATTTGGCTCTCCTGATTTCAAATTGTATAactttgcttgtttgtgaagaaaatgagaaagttatggttttaATGGATAATACAAAGATCTTTAGAGTAGTTGGACACTTTAAATATGTTGCTTCTGAGCTTGTATGTTGAGTGTATGCAGAAGGAACAAGTTAGAGGCTCAAGGAGTGGACTTTGTGCAAAAAGCTTACTTTTCCAAAATGGCAATGGTGCCTTTCTTCCCTAAATGGCAAATCAACTTGGATAATGTTTGAATCACTTAGATAATATCCCAAAAGCTTGTGGAagtctatacttgttggtcttgtggGTAAAATTGAGAATGAGCACTGTTGAGaatgtgttgaacaactttatcaaATCCGGATGAGTCTAAAAAAATATCTCGGACTGTAACTGCATCGTCGCAAGTTCTGTACCGAAACACGTAACCGTTATCATCCAACAACTTCAATAGTTGTTACATCTCACTTATATCTCCCCTAATCGCCTTGTTATTATTGTACCAAATATTATACACTTGACTTATATTTGATACATTGTCTGGTCACTTCTgtttcaatgtggcaagtatattttccggttggacaagattcaaggacacgtcactaatacatgtcttctcttccAGTTTGAGCCGACATACATTAGGATGACCTTGTAACTTTAAGCCCAATTCATGGTTATGCAAAACACAAATAAAACTAAATTTCCACTTCTTGCTAGCCAACATATAACCACGAATTTTAAATGGACACTTGCATTTTCTACTACtcgtgtcgtctcttttaaaccTCCTTAGAGGAGTATGGTATCTCCCGTTTCTTTTGTACAACATTGTTACGAAAGCATTTATTCTTTCCGAACCATTATTTGATCTTCCTattaccacaccaaaaccaaggCTAGTTTcattcctacgaatccatgtgagcatgctatcacgatcatcaaactcttgcttgttattaAATTCACCGTCGACATCTACCGCCTTTATGACAACCCCTTCAACACTCAAAGAAACATTGTTTGTAGAAActaattcttttgaaatattatcggggtgcaccatacctatttgtaaacaataacaaaaataacataaaattacaaaaatgcTGAAAAAACAGCACACACGTGTTTTggagatgtacctacggaacgtGTTCATGTTCAACATGTTCCAGAGTTGCACCTACAGAAACAATgttacattttttaataaaaatttgatgCTTAATCTGAGCAACGTAATGGACAAAGTTAAATCTTTACCTGAAATCCAGTCTTCTCTtgctctctttgatttgttgcaccaaaaagtcggagttttggagtgaaaaatgatattgatgatgtaggATTTTTAGCTTGGTGAAGatgagtgttgaagaagaaaaacaaCAACTGGAGAGTGATCATGCTCGTTTAAAGTATATCAGATAGTTCCAGAGCTACATCTACGAAATATTCTGGCGCTAAGACGTTCTGTAGATGTAGCTACAGAAAAAACCTGAACTGAATTAATTTGAAGTTTTTCCCAATGTTTACTAGTTTAAAATGCTTGCATAGATGTAACTCCAGAAAAAAATTAGCAAAAAGAAATGTGCATCCTTATGTGTATCTCCGAAATCCGGAGGCATAAATGAAATTTCACTAGGTGTGTAAGAGTATAAGGGGTGGATCGAGATATTCTTTAATATTATTAGTCTTGGGCTATCAATCTCGCCACAACATCTTATATTGAAAGAGTCACCTGCCATGTTATAGACAAAATCACAATTCAAATGATGAGCGACCAGGTTTGTAGGTGAAAACATTGACCAGTCCAAAGAAGAAAGGCTACATATATCTGGTCATAGAGTTAGGGAAAAGATCATCACTTATTCACATATACATACATATAAGTGTTTACACATAAATATAAACAGGATATATACCATTATACTCACACCaaatacaaaattaattttactttctttcttctttttttccgaAAGAATGATATTTGATTAACAACCCACAAGCTTGTAAAACAGCTAGGGAAATTAATCCCCTAAAGTCACTTGTGTCTATCTCTCTCCAcaagaattttttaaatattttttgaaataaacTCATCTAATGGTGGAGAATGGATAAAAAATTGATCCAATGGTTTGTATACCTTTAACTGCAGTGGCCGCATCATTTTTTACTGCAGTGGATCCCAGTCCCTAGTGGAGAAAcaatacttttttaaaaatatttatagtatGTTTGATTTGACTTTTAAATgggtcaaaaataattttaaaaatatataattgattttggaGCGATTATAAGATGTTTGATTCTTTTAAAATAGAATTGATCTTGTTTTAAGAATTGATTTTACTTTTAACTACAATTTCTGAGTTTAAAtatattgttcaactcacttttataaatatatctaaagataaatcaattatgttaaatttaattctaataaaatcaattctattaaaatcaattttaatataatcaattatgtcaaaatcaattttttcagcAGTCAATCCAAACATACACTTAGACtcgaaaaaatttaatttaaatttaatcttaaatatgcAAATGgtataaaatatgattttatattgtttgtccaTTAAAATTCTCTCTCTCCTTTTCGtgttaaatttaaaatacattttaaatgtTGAACAAAACAGAGCCGTAATTAGATGCGGTCTTTCATTTTGATTAGTTATGTGTTTGTTGATCATTGCGTACAAATTGAGTACTACAAATTGAGTACTCTACAAACTCTGATCCTCTTATTTTTTTGAGTTCAACGTTTTTGAGTTCCTGGGATTGGTATGGTACACTATTTGAACACATAATAACAAACCAAATTCTACACAACTGGTATCAACAATTTTTTTAGTGTTCAAAGCCTAAAAAAGCTTCAAGAACTTGTTAACAAAACTTGAATTTCAAGATCATTTGCACTAATAGAAACAATTTTATGAGCTTGAATCTGTCACAATTTCTTTCTCAATCACAAGACCATTGTAGTAAATAAACTAAAATAGTTCGGAACCAGGTATACGAGTCAcctctcttataaatccaacattatGCCCGGTGAGGTGAGacttaaccactcacacttgcatCCAACACAAACATACAATTAGTATCATAGGAATTAGGAAACATCTGCAAGAACACAGCCTAAAATCTGTTAGCAGGATTAACACGTTTCACACATTGCACAGAAGGATCATTGTTCCATTttactttttgtacatacacagtTAAATCATGCTGTTGATCATCAAGTTAACATGTTCTTGATGCCACCCCATACAAATTAAGTTAACAAAACCATTTCTAAATTGCAAGCAATAAAAAAATTCCAAGCAACATAGCAGAAGTCCAGCGTCTTGACAATCCATCTTCAGCGGTGTGGTTACTTAGCTGCTGAGCAAAAAGGAAACCACCAAAGGCATTGGAACCATTTCCAGACATTAGTATAAACAAAAAAACACGCCAAATGAAAAAGAGAAAGATCTGAATGGTATATAACAAAGTTGCCAGTTCCACTTATGATTATGCATATAAATTAACATGGCTGTGCGTGTTGGAGCACAAGTGCACATGGGTTAATTCTGAGTTAAGTTATTACTCTCATGCAGTGCAACAAATCTAATTTGAAAAGtcgcaatcaaattttcaaatGTGCTACTGAGTAATCCAGTATCACATTAAAGTAACAGAGGCtcaaattttgcaaagaaaataaagcaA
Encoded proteins:
- the LOC131660990 gene encoding acetolactate synthase 2, chloroplastic yields the protein MAAAAATTAATTPSRSPFTPSSSSYSTFLKRNSTLTFPFSPIFNKPPSIHTRPLTISSSLSNSPTAPPSTISTSDDQHISRFSSTEPRKGADILVEALERQGVTNVFAYPGGASMEIHQALTRSKTIRNILPRHEQGGVFAAEGYARSSGLPGVCIATSGPGATNLVSGLADALMDSVPLIAITGQVPRRMIGTDAFQETPIVEVTRSITKHNYLILDVEDIPRVVKEAFFLATSGRPGPVLIDVPKDIQQQLAVPNWAEPIKLTGYVSRLPKIPDEAQFEQVLRLILESKKPVLYVGGGCLNSSEELNRFVELTGIPVASTLMGLGSYPIGGEHSLHMLGMHGTVYANYAVDSSDLLLAFGVRFDDRVTGKLEAFASRAKIVHIDIDSAEIGKNKIPHLSICADMKVALEGLNRVLESKGVKGKLDFEAWRQELNVQKLKFPLGFKTFENAISPQYAIQVLDELTNGDAIISTGVGQHQMWAAQFYEYKRPRQWLTSGGLGAMGFGLPAAIGAAVANPDAIVVDIDGDGSFIMNVQELATIRVENLPIKILLLNNQHLGMVVQWEDRFYKSNRGHTYLGDPSREEEIFPNMLGFADACGIPAARVTKKEELREAIQKMLDTPGPYLLDVITPHQEHVLPMIPSNGCFKDVITEGDGRTSY